A window from Stigmatella aurantiaca encodes these proteins:
- a CDS encoding tetratricopeptide repeat protein: protein MAREKDNIALSDEHNSRGIELADRGWLDEAIKEFKKAIELDPSSAHAHDNLATVYAEKKLFREALGEYLTALKLEPESATAHYNLACFLSTHAAEMAVEEYKEAIELDPEYPDAHLNLGLTYADQGRVEEAMRELQTAIELDPQDAFPRHELAALQMDEGDYRSAITQLKEVVRLEQDNFEAHLDLGICYAQKGFYAEAERAYEKARGLNAEDLLLNYNLAALYALWGRPKDAVTFLRQALTADKSKVMGWLSTDPMFDALKGDAEFEALF from the coding sequence ATGGCCCGGGAAAAGGACAACATCGCGCTCTCCGACGAGCACAACTCTCGTGGCATCGAGCTGGCGGACCGTGGGTGGCTGGACGAGGCCATCAAGGAGTTCAAGAAGGCGATCGAGCTGGATCCGTCCTCGGCCCACGCGCACGACAACCTGGCCACCGTCTACGCCGAGAAGAAGCTCTTCCGGGAGGCGCTGGGGGAGTACCTCACGGCGCTGAAGCTGGAGCCCGAGAGCGCCACGGCGCACTACAACCTCGCCTGCTTCCTCTCCACGCACGCCGCCGAGATGGCGGTGGAGGAGTACAAGGAGGCCATCGAGCTGGATCCGGAGTACCCGGACGCGCACCTGAACCTGGGGCTCACCTACGCGGACCAGGGCCGGGTGGAGGAGGCCATGCGCGAGCTGCAGACGGCCATCGAGTTGGATCCGCAGGACGCCTTCCCCCGGCACGAACTGGCCGCGCTGCAGATGGACGAGGGCGACTACCGCTCCGCCATCACCCAGCTCAAGGAAGTGGTGCGGCTGGAGCAGGACAACTTCGAGGCCCACCTGGACCTGGGCATCTGCTACGCGCAGAAGGGCTTCTACGCCGAGGCCGAGCGGGCCTACGAGAAGGCGCGGGGGCTCAACGCGGAGGACCTGCTCCTCAACTACAACCTGGCGGCGCTCTACGCGCTGTGGGGCCGGCCCAAGGATGCCGTCACCTTCCTGCGCCAGGCGCTCACCGCCGACAAGTCCAAGGTGATGGGCTGGTTGTCGACGGACCCCATGTTCGACGCGCTCAAGGGCGACGCCGAGTTCGAAGCGCTATTCTGA
- a CDS encoding hemolysin family protein, with protein sequence MEWLFLGLALLLVFANGFFVATEFAIVKVRATRLQAMVDEGRPGAGNAMKMVEKLDAFLSATQFGITLASLGLGWLGEPAFAHLLEPVLVGLVPEGASSTVAHSAAVAIAFALITFLHIVVGELAPKSLAIQRAEATTLAVALPMRAFYFLFYPAIWLLNGIARKLLNAFGIEAASEAHEAHNEDELRVILHSSAEAGSITTSRAELLERALEMAQKTARQVMVPRNQVKYLDVEEPLEKCIADARAAGHTWLPVCRGSMDEVEGVVNAKDLFFLLSKGELRALSQVQRPVLFIPENVSLEQLLAEFRRRRRQTALVVDEHGGTSGLVSIADVVAEVVGDVAELGRRMDEVRSLPGGRFELPGTAQLDDLEDRLDVSFDLSEDEQGEVTTIAGYLMTKLGRVPEKGDTLKLDMWRIQVEEVEGPRVVRVTVEPQSATKPSVPPAGTPGSPPGA encoded by the coding sequence ATGGAATGGCTTTTTCTCGGACTGGCGCTCCTGCTCGTCTTCGCCAATGGCTTCTTCGTAGCGACGGAGTTCGCCATCGTGAAGGTCCGCGCCACGCGCCTGCAGGCGATGGTGGACGAGGGCCGGCCCGGCGCGGGCAACGCGATGAAGATGGTGGAGAAGCTGGACGCCTTCCTCTCCGCCACGCAGTTCGGCATCACCCTGGCCTCCCTGGGGCTCGGCTGGCTGGGTGAGCCCGCCTTCGCGCACCTCCTGGAGCCCGTGCTGGTGGGGCTCGTGCCCGAGGGGGCCAGCAGCACGGTGGCCCACAGCGCCGCGGTGGCCATCGCCTTCGCGCTCATCACCTTCCTGCACATCGTCGTGGGGGAGCTGGCGCCCAAGAGCCTGGCCATCCAGCGCGCCGAGGCCACCACGCTCGCCGTGGCGCTGCCGATGCGCGCCTTCTACTTCCTCTTCTACCCGGCCATCTGGCTGCTCAACGGCATTGCCCGGAAGCTGCTGAACGCCTTCGGCATCGAGGCGGCCAGCGAGGCGCACGAGGCGCACAACGAGGACGAGCTGCGCGTCATCCTCCACAGCTCCGCGGAGGCCGGCTCCATCACCACCTCGCGCGCGGAGCTGCTCGAGCGCGCCCTGGAGATGGCCCAGAAGACGGCCCGCCAGGTGATGGTGCCCCGCAACCAGGTGAAGTACCTGGACGTGGAGGAGCCCCTGGAGAAGTGCATCGCGGACGCGCGGGCCGCCGGGCACACCTGGCTGCCGGTGTGCCGGGGCAGCATGGACGAGGTGGAGGGCGTGGTGAACGCCAAGGACCTCTTCTTCCTGCTCTCCAAGGGCGAGCTGCGCGCGCTCTCCCAGGTTCAGCGCCCCGTGCTCTTCATCCCCGAGAACGTCAGCCTGGAGCAGCTCCTGGCGGAGTTCCGCCGCCGCCGCCGCCAGACGGCGCTGGTGGTGGACGAGCACGGGGGCACCTCGGGGCTGGTGAGCATCGCGGACGTGGTGGCCGAGGTGGTGGGCGACGTGGCGGAGCTGGGCCGGCGCATGGACGAGGTGCGCTCGCTGCCCGGCGGCCGCTTCGAACTGCCCGGCACCGCGCAGCTGGACGACTTGGAAGACCGGCTGGACGTCTCCTTTGATCTCAGCGAGGACGAGCAGGGCGAGGTGACGACCATCGCCGGCTACCTCATGACGAAGCTGGGGCGCGTGCCCGAGAAGGGCGACACCCTCAAGCTGGACATGTGGCGCATCCAGGTGGAGGAAGTCGAAGGCCCCCGGGTGGTGCGGGTGACGGTGGAGCCCCAGTCTGCCACCAAGCCCTCCGTGCCGCCGGCGGGTACCCCAGGGTCGCCCCCGGGCGCCTGA